From the genome of Planktothrix serta PCC 8927:
CTGGGATTTTCTCCCGCATCAATTAATCGGGCAATATTCTCCACATCAACAATAGCATCATCAATGACAATTCCAATCACTAATGCTAATGCTAATAATGTAATTGTTTCTAGGTTAAATCCAGCAATTGCCATCACAATACAGGTTCCTAATAGGGAAGTGGGAATGGCTAAAGCGGTGATTAAAGTCGCTCTAAAATTTCTTAAAAAGGGGAATACAACCGCAATTGCTAAAACAACGGCTAACAATAATTCATTAATCGTAGAACGGGTTGCTTTTCTAATATAATCTGCTTGGGTTTCGGCTAAAATTAGCTTGACATTTTGTAAATTTTGTTGTACTCTATCAACAGTATTTTCAACCTGATTCACCACTTCTAAAGTATTAGCATTGCTGCGTTTTACCACTTGAACCGCTAACACATTTTCACCATTATATCGAACTAACGTTGGTGGGTCTGGAATTAACGTTTGAGAACTGGATAAAGAGGCAATATCCTTTTTTGTTTCCCTCGCCAAACCATCCCCTAATAGATTAACTTTTAATACCCCAGGTAACACTTTAAGTTGAGGAATAATTTCGGATTTGGT
Proteins encoded in this window:
- a CDS encoding efflux RND transporter permease subunit, whose product is MIQSPLKPAVRERFNISRVCIAHPRIAIGFWIGVIVAGIVAFSSLKYALFPEVTFPVVVVSTTAPLTTATETELSVTLPIETGVKSIEGVYDLRSSTYAGRSIISLAFLVGTSLESSTNQVETALKTIQLPPKTTYNVIPLNLNESTAITYAIQSENLTLKELTTLTKSEIIPQLKVLPGVLKVNLLGDGLARETKKDIASLSSSQTLIPDPPTLVRYNGENVLAVQVVKRSNANTLEVVNQVENTVDRVQQNLQNVKLILAETQADYIRKATRSTINELLLAVVLAIAVVFPFLRNFRATLITALAIPTSLLGTCIVMAIAGFNLETITLLALALVIGIVIDDAIVDVENIARLIDAGENP